A window of the Pyrodictium abyssi genome harbors these coding sequences:
- a CDS encoding CopG family ribbon-helix-helix protein, producing the protein MTRRRRFGVSLPSTIAGELDALAARLRTDRSRLVEHAVASFLNEYRHYLHDHECSGVMIILGSFDRGEVASLLDKYKDIVVSTTHVHVNEVCTEIVVVQGPSGRIAEMHTRLSSVKGCNVRYIPFSTVHSSMEAGTKTG; encoded by the coding sequence TTGACCCGGAGAAGACGCTTCGGTGTATCACTACCCAGTACTATAGCCGGGGAACTCGACGCCCTAGCAGCCAGGCTGAGAACCGATAGATCGAGGCTCGTAGAGCATGCAGTAGCTTCGTTTCTAAACGAATACCGCCACTATCTCCACGACCACGAGTGTAGCGGTGTAATGATAATACTAGGCAGCTTCGACAGAGGCGAAGTGGCATCGCTGCTCGACAAGTATAAGGACATAGTAGTGAGTACGACCCACGTCCACGTCAACGAAGTATGCACAGAGATCGTGGTCGTGCAAGGCCCCTCCGGAAGGATAGCTGAGATGCACACGAGGCTATCCTCAGTTAAAGGCTGTAATGTAAGGTACATACCATTTTCGACAGTCCATAGCAGCATGGAGGCAGGCACGAAGACCGGGTGA
- a CDS encoding ATP-binding protein: MEASCFETGWCDLSEEHRRIRTELEELITSYVKGNAAEYWMPVVVAPYGSGKTTLLRYLERFVESIGAKAIRVELADIVEYIVERYGSIHESELPKILEEYAREKLGNVSGVVVILVDEVEESYDLLRGIVEYETSPFRGVAEAIRTRSTSVYVVLAFGPSSTLKEAVFGPVAWRSRVFTLPLLPKPVIERMVSEALGGEFPEVSSLLANMVWWASKGRIAWARMLVDTVVGKLAAALKQGPEHVETVLLGEEALAREIVEGVPLFDKAGYREARRLIEDKKMVPLLAVLPGPVPLSLLGKLLGYEVLPEASLAVVYSRTAVRVEDLLSEAETWMTRYARAKGFQASSVEHAVSALEHTALAWSRDGLIVYDPQALRELFAIAADVAREIYGDDPHAAQLIESLNPDLLSPPLERFDEPVAALRPGIVARLYPMASSSPLVGCARRTGPGQVVEVVNSLSLSEFSEYSSRLSEFLGLNELLEKHGLKLAAVPARSLQSYAQELACQMLSGEPLAILVLEPDAGRRERQVPKLLEAVADITGSVVIEAGPRLSLFVYSLLYGFSVATTGCLPENLSGHDRRTVNLYADLLRSLVIEVLASRSIQELSSIEARAQVVEREYGELGYAVAALIREAGLEPARKIAAEIASLQQRARLLAEKTAGIAGVEQAGAARTKTISKAFSSVEEIYTTLEEKGYTLVANVSPSCGASGAGRPRVARLVAVLLGLEKYQAEASLAEAASLTERLAAYAKHIPRVGILGEAAKIAEEMKAVMSEAERIAKTSPSAGALAAIAVSQITAVVPKLAEELAAIYRVYEGLEVGLGELPSDLRKKAEEAIARDLSSIASLTDAAHYLSKAVGLVNKLRTLSEKGGARIEELKKKIIEAIDRVISPQAPVEHAHREASEEAVVG; encoded by the coding sequence TTGGAGGCCAGCTGCTTCGAGACCGGGTGGTGTGATCTAAGCGAAGAGCATCGCCGGATAAGGACGGAGCTAGAAGAGCTTATCACTAGCTACGTGAAGGGTAATGCTGCCGAGTACTGGATGCCGGTGGTAGTAGCCCCCTACGGCTCGGGCAAGACCACTCTCCTGCGGTACCTGGAGCGGTTTGTCGAAAGTATTGGTGCTAAGGCGATCCGCGTAGAGCTCGCCGACATCGTGGAGTACATAGTTGAGCGCTACGGCAGCATACACGAGTCCGAGCTACCGAAGATACTAGAGGAGTATGCCAGGGAGAAGCTCGGCAATGTTAGCGGCGTCGTAGTGATCCTTGTGGATGAGGTGGAGGAGAGCTATGATCTACTCCGCGGCATCGTGGAGTACGAGACCTCGCCGTTCCGCGGTGTAGCCGAGGCTATAAGGACGCGTAGCACAAGCGTATACGTCGTGCTCGCCTTCGGCCCCTCCTCGACACTGAAGGAAGCAGTGTTCGGTCCAGTGGCGTGGCGTAGTCGTGTATTCACGCTCCCCCTGCTCCCCAAGCCCGTGATAGAGCGTATGGTCTCGGAGGCCCTGGGAGGCGAGTTCCCAGAGGTATCCAGCCTTCTAGCCAACATGGTGTGGTGGGCATCTAAGGGCCGTATAGCCTGGGCCCGTATGCTCGTAGACACTGTTGTCGGCAAGCTTGCTGCTGCTCTCAAACAGGGGCCAGAGCATGTCGAGACAGTGCTCCTCGGCGAGGAGGCCCTAGCCCGTGAGATAGTCGAAGGCGTGCCGCTATTCGATAAGGCTGGGTACAGGGAGGCTCGCCGACTCATAGAGGACAAGAAGATGGTACCACTACTGGCAGTCCTCCCGGGGCCGGTCCCCCTCTCGCTTCTAGGCAAGCTGCTGGGCTACGAGGTCCTCCCCGAAGCCAGCCTAGCCGTAGTATACTCTAGGACTGCTGTCCGCGTAGAGGACCTCCTCTCAGAAGCAGAGACCTGGATGACCCGCTACGCGCGGGCTAAAGGGTTCCAGGCTTCTTCCGTAGAGCATGCAGTCTCGGCACTAGAGCACACAGCACTAGCATGGAGCCGAGACGGCCTCATCGTATACGACCCCCAGGCTCTACGTGAGCTATTCGCTATAGCGGCAGACGTGGCCCGTGAGATATACGGCGACGACCCGCACGCAGCCCAGCTAATCGAGTCCCTAAACCCTGACCTCCTGAGCCCACCCCTGGAGAGATTCGATGAGCCCGTAGCAGCGCTAAGACCCGGTATAGTGGCGCGCTTATACCCGATGGCTAGCAGCTCGCCGCTCGTAGGCTGTGCCAGGAGGACCGGACCAGGCCAGGTAGTCGAGGTGGTAAACAGCCTATCACTGAGCGAGTTCTCCGAGTACAGTTCGAGGCTCTCAGAGTTCCTAGGGCTCAATGAGCTGCTCGAAAAGCACGGGCTAAAGCTAGCAGCGGTTCCCGCACGCAGCCTCCAGTCCTACGCCCAGGAGCTCGCGTGCCAGATGCTATCCGGAGAGCCTCTAGCGATTCTCGTACTCGAACCCGACGCGGGGCGCCGGGAAAGGCAAGTGCCAAAGCTGCTAGAAGCCGTGGCCGACATAACTGGCAGCGTGGTGATAGAGGCAGGGCCAAGACTAAGCCTCTTCGTATACTCGCTGCTCTATGGCTTCTCCGTGGCGACGACCGGGTGTCTGCCAGAGAACCTCTCTGGGCACGATAGGCGCACGGTGAACCTCTACGCGGATCTTCTACGCAGCCTCGTAATAGAGGTGCTGGCATCCAGGAGTATCCAGGAACTATCCAGTATAGAGGCACGCGCCCAGGTAGTAGAACGCGAGTACGGTGAGCTAGGCTACGCAGTTGCCGCGCTAATACGCGAAGCGGGTCTCGAGCCAGCGAGGAAGATAGCAGCAGAAATAGCATCTCTGCAGCAGCGCGCACGTCTACTTGCAGAGAAGACCGCCGGTATAGCTGGCGTTGAGCAAGCAGGAGCTGCAAGAACAAAGACGATCTCGAAGGCTTTCAGCAGCGTCGAGGAGATCTACACGACGCTAGAAGAGAAGGGGTACACCCTAGTTGCCAACGTCTCGCCATCTTGCGGAGCTAGTGGAGCCGGCAGGCCTAGAGTAGCGCGGCTAGTAGCAGTACTGCTCGGCCTAGAAAAGTACCAGGCTGAGGCAAGCCTAGCTGAGGCTGCCTCGCTGACGGAAAGACTAGCAGCCTATGCCAAGCATATCCCCCGAGTAGGAATCCTTGGAGAAGCAGCAAAGATAGCTGAAGAAATGAAGGCTGTGATGTCAGAGGCAGAGAGGATAGCAAAAACCAGCCCGTCTGCAGGGGCTCTAGCGGCCATAGCAGTCTCACAGATAACAGCTGTCGTGCCAAAACTTGCTGAGGAGCTTGCAGCCATATACCGGGTCTACGAAGGCCTTGAAGTCGGGCTTGGCGAACTACCTAGTGATCTCCGCAAGAAGGCGGAGGAGGCCATCGCTAGAGACCTATCCAGTATAGCCAGTCTCACCGACGCCGCCCATTATCTCTCCAAGGCGGTAGGCCTAGTGAACAAGCTGAGGACGCTCTCCGAGAAAGGCGGGGCAAGAATAGAGGAACTCAAGAAGAAGATAATAGAGGCAATAGACCGTGTTATTTCGCCCCAGGCTCCAGTTGAACACGCCCACCGAGAGGCTAGTGAAGAAGCAGTAGTAGGGTGA
- a CDS encoding metal ABC transporter permease, producing the protein MAKNVGATSLLGAASLAAISLISYSTRISIYPALAVLAAGLAFGLMSALVAARRLFFLAGATPHSALLAALLAVLVTGGMDAPAYVLTVLLTVLLVYIAGYMIFSDVEPDIATSVLVSFSASTSVILAYYVKSAAGGADIASIVFGDPLLVGPLEAWIAVATALAVCLVVALSYREQVYIGVERDLAKITGMSVWLYDLAFFTLVGVVVGTMVQIVGFVLEHVLILLPGAAAAMYARSASEAVLLSVSSALAAAGLGLILSLVLGISPSGATGLVMLSTYLFLVTRSR; encoded by the coding sequence ATGGCGAAGAATGTGGGTGCAACTAGTCTGCTCGGCGCAGCTAGTCTGGCAGCAATATCGCTAATTAGTTATTCTACAAGGATATCTATCTATCCAGCGCTTGCGGTGCTTGCTGCTGGGCTAGCCTTTGGCCTAATGAGTGCTCTTGTTGCAGCACGGAGGCTCTTCTTCCTTGCAGGGGCTACTCCACATTCGGCTCTTCTCGCAGCGCTCTTAGCGGTGCTAGTCACCGGCGGCATGGATGCACCGGCATACGTGTTGACGGTACTCTTAACAGTGTTGCTAGTATATATAGCGGGCTACATGATATTTAGTGATGTTGAGCCCGATATAGCTACTTCTGTCCTAGTCTCATTCTCCGCCTCTACTAGTGTCATTCTAGCCTACTACGTCAAAAGCGCGGCCGGCGGGGCAGACATAGCCTCGATCGTATTTGGTGACCCGTTGCTTGTAGGCCCTCTGGAAGCATGGATAGCTGTAGCTACAGCTCTCGCTGTATGCCTAGTAGTTGCGCTAAGCTACCGAGAACAAGTATACATAGGCGTCGAGAGAGATCTAGCCAAGATAACAGGGATGTCGGTATGGCTATATGATCTAGCCTTCTTCACGCTAGTCGGTGTAGTAGTGGGCACAATGGTGCAGATAGTAGGCTTTGTCCTGGAACACGTACTCATACTGCTGCCTGGTGCAGCGGCAGCAATGTATGCGCGCAGTGCTAGTGAAGCCGTGCTATTATCGGTATCCTCTGCTCTCGCTGCTGCAGGGCTGGGCCTCATCCTCAGCCTCGTGCTCGGCATATCGCCTTCAGGGGCAACTGGCCTGGTCATGCTCTCTACGTATCTGTTCCTTGTAACTAGATCGCGGTAG
- a CDS encoding Rossmann-like domain-containing protein, giving the protein MKPRCSPDLVPADNALTRALENALRAVKEEYPFLDERVEEIAVSRRFTLVRLAGGGIGIAFSGDYEPPPEELVLGETTASELARYAWRHPSLTSLALAAVNAATGMLIEEKPGLNGLVRDRNIVEVINPGPDEAIALVGYIQGVARKLAAKTSKIVVYEDNPIHRALAREKGFTTYPGSQLLLDADNYDIIIATGASLLDPRITVVFTNAKRARLRGFIGPTSSFHIAAAKHLGADFIAGITIPSRHRDTVAKLVKAGYGFKRISRFVTKWIWLRP; this is encoded by the coding sequence ATGAAGCCCCGCTGTAGCCCGGACCTGGTCCCAGCTGATAATGCTCTAACAAGAGCCCTGGAGAACGCGCTAAGAGCTGTGAAGGAGGAGTATCCCTTCCTCGACGAGAGGGTTGAGGAGATAGCTGTATCCCGGAGATTCACTCTTGTCCGGTTAGCCGGTGGAGGTATAGGCATAGCCTTCTCCGGCGACTATGAGCCACCGCCAGAGGAGCTCGTGCTCGGAGAAACTACTGCCTCTGAACTAGCCCGGTACGCATGGAGGCATCCAAGCCTCACAAGCCTCGCACTAGCTGCTGTAAATGCAGCCACTGGTATGCTCATTGAGGAAAAGCCTGGACTGAATGGACTCGTACGCGATAGAAATATCGTCGAGGTGATTAATCCGGGCCCAGACGAGGCTATAGCCCTCGTGGGATACATACAGGGTGTTGCACGCAAGCTAGCTGCGAAAACGAGCAAGATAGTGGTTTACGAGGACAATCCTATACATCGCGCCTTAGCTCGTGAGAAAGGGTTCACCACGTATCCGGGAAGCCAGCTGCTCCTGGACGCAGACAACTATGACATAATAATAGCTACTGGAGCGAGCCTACTAGACCCCCGCATCACAGTAGTATTCACCAACGCCAAGAGGGCCCGTCTACGCGGCTTCATAGGCCCTACATCGAGCTTCCACATAGCAGCCGCCAAGCACTTAGGCGCTGACTTCATAGCAGGGATTACCATCCCCAGCAGACATAGAGACACCGTAGCGAAGCTCGTCAAGGCGGGCTACGGGTTTAAGCGCATATCACGCTTCGTGACAAAGTGGATATGGCTGAGACCATAG
- a CDS encoding class II SORL domain-containing protein: MAKPFGELIYTPETEGPAASKAETHAPKIEAPDTVKKGEPFKVTIKVGPHPNQVQHSIRRVEIWFSEEGRAFNPIHIATIDLEPVYAEPEITITIRLEKSGTLYALSYCNLHGVWEIRKDIKVEE, from the coding sequence ATGGCCAAGCCATTTGGTGAACTAATATACACGCCCGAGACAGAGGGCCCAGCCGCGTCAAAGGCTGAGACCCACGCGCCCAAGATCGAGGCACCTGACACAGTAAAGAAGGGCGAACCGTTCAAGGTAACCATAAAGGTAGGGCCGCACCCCAACCAGGTACAGCACTCAATACGCCGCGTAGAGATATGGTTCAGCGAGGAGGGCCGCGCGTTCAACCCGATACACATAGCTACTATAGACCTAGAGCCTGTCTACGCAGAGCCAGAGATAACAATAACAATAAGGCTTGAGAAGAGCGGTACACTATACGCTCTAAGCTACTGCAACCTGCACGGAGTATGGGAGATACGCAAGGACATAAAGGTAGAAGAGTAA
- a CDS encoding SDR family oxidoreductase, producing the protein MSTVFKLNGLRVLVTASTRGIGFYVARGLAEWGARVAIVGRSTESLARAAKEIAKAAGVEPVAIQADLRRREDIERLVEEAWRGLGGLDALVFNVGNISCEPCYPHEAGYEDWLEAAQLHLIAPGYLTSLLLPRFLAQRRGTFIYLSSVTVKEPMPHFALADTARAGLVQLAKSVARQYGGRGIRANTILMGSFDTPGARSNIMRLAEMKRVEFEQAWREWVIELTPMKRVGRPQEIAGLVAFLLSDVSGYINGSTIVIDGVMTGCV; encoded by the coding sequence TTGAGCACAGTATTCAAGCTAAACGGTCTGCGAGTGCTTGTTACAGCCTCTACGCGCGGCATAGGGTTCTACGTGGCTCGTGGCCTAGCCGAGTGGGGCGCAAGAGTAGCTATCGTGGGCCGTAGCACCGAGTCATTAGCCAGAGCAGCGAAGGAGATAGCCAAGGCAGCCGGGGTAGAGCCGGTAGCCATACAAGCGGATCTCCGAAGGCGCGAAGACATAGAGAGGCTCGTGGAAGAAGCATGGAGAGGGCTTGGCGGCTTAGATGCGCTAGTATTCAACGTGGGGAACATATCGTGCGAGCCATGTTACCCGCATGAAGCGGGCTACGAGGACTGGCTCGAGGCCGCGCAGCTGCACCTCATAGCACCCGGCTACCTGACTAGCTTGCTGCTGCCACGCTTCCTGGCCCAGAGAAGGGGGACGTTCATCTACCTCTCATCGGTGACGGTAAAGGAGCCTATGCCGCACTTCGCGCTGGCTGACACAGCGCGTGCAGGCCTAGTACAGCTGGCCAAGAGCGTAGCCAGGCAGTATGGGGGCCGAGGTATACGCGCTAACACGATACTCATGGGCAGCTTCGATACACCAGGCGCGCGTAGTAATATCATGAGGCTCGCAGAGATGAAGAGAGTAGAGTTCGAGCAGGCGTGGCGTGAATGGGTGATAGAGCTGACGCCCATGAAGAGAGTTGGTAGACCCCAGGAGATAGCAGGACTAGTAGCCTTCCTACTCAGCGACGTCTCCGGCTACATAAACGGCTCAACCATCGTAATAGATGGAGTGATGACCGGCTGCGTCTAG
- the sfsA gene encoding DNA/RNA nuclease SfsA yields the protein MHVVLEVPVFRKCRIVRRLNRFVVEVEVEGSRERAHNTNTGRLVDVLVPGRSGFCTPLKRPGKTRFRLFAVEYGNGYAVIDTRLQEEAFAAAVDRGLLPWAAGCRVASRRPRLGSSFLDFLLECSGTRVYVETKSAVLMGPRGLAMYPDCPTERGRRHISELIIHAESGVRVALVFIAALPGARGFMPNRDGDPEIPALVRRAIEAGVMVKALGLDFDAERRGIRLYAPSLPVVLA from the coding sequence TTGCATGTTGTACTTGAGGTCCCAGTGTTTAGGAAATGTAGGATAGTTCGTAGGCTCAACCGCTTTGTCGTCGAGGTAGAGGTAGAGGGCTCCAGAGAACGCGCTCATAACACGAATACCGGGCGGCTTGTGGACGTGCTTGTACCTGGGCGTAGCGGGTTCTGCACGCCGTTGAAGAGGCCAGGGAAGACTCGTTTCCGCCTGTTCGCTGTAGAGTATGGGAACGGCTACGCTGTCATTGATACCCGGCTCCAGGAGGAGGCATTCGCCGCTGCCGTGGACCGCGGGCTCCTCCCATGGGCTGCCGGCTGCCGCGTAGCTTCTAGAAGACCGCGGCTAGGCTCTTCTTTCCTTGACTTCCTCCTGGAGTGTTCTGGTACAAGGGTCTATGTTGAGACCAAGAGCGCCGTGCTCATGGGGCCTAGGGGCCTCGCCATGTACCCTGATTGCCCTACCGAGCGTGGGCGGAGGCATATAAGCGAGCTAATAATACACGCGGAGAGCGGCGTGAGGGTAGCATTGGTGTTCATTGCAGCCTTACCAGGTGCTCGTGGCTTCATGCCCAACCGGGATGGGGATCCAGAGATCCCGGCCCTCGTGCGGAGAGCTATAGAGGCTGGCGTGATGGTCAAGGCTCTGGGGCTTGATTTCGACGCCGAGCGGCGGGGGATTAGACTATATGCTCCTAGCCTTCCTGTTGTACTCGCCTAG
- a CDS encoding RNA 2'-phosphotransferase gives MKPVYRCRVCGEFTEEPQHCGKPTALFMTGEQRVRLSKLMSALLRHIPHEAGLGLDPWGWVEVEELARAIRERWRRRDLYQWVTPHHIVAVALLDPKGRFQLSSDRRRIRAAYGHSVKLELGYEPLSPRELPEVLYHGTVAERLQPIMREGLKPMKRLMVHLAARPQEALEAARRHGSQVVLLHVDPQCLAEKGIPVYRASHVMYLAPRVPPECIKSVEKV, from the coding sequence TTGAAGCCCGTATACCGCTGCCGTGTCTGTGGAGAATTCACGGAGGAGCCACAGCACTGCGGCAAGCCAACAGCGCTTTTCATGACCGGTGAACAGCGCGTAAGGCTAAGCAAGCTGATGAGCGCGCTCCTCCGCCACATCCCCCACGAAGCCGGATTAGGGCTTGACCCTTGGGGCTGGGTCGAAGTAGAGGAGCTAGCCCGCGCTATAAGGGAGAGGTGGCGGCGCCGGGACCTCTACCAGTGGGTGACGCCGCACCACATAGTGGCAGTGGCTCTGCTAGACCCTAAGGGCCGTTTCCAGCTATCCAGCGACAGGCGCCGGATAAGGGCAGCGTATGGGCATAGCGTGAAACTAGAGCTAGGCTACGAGCCGCTCAGCCCGAGGGAACTACCCGAGGTACTCTACCACGGCACTGTGGCTGAGAGGCTCCAGCCGATAATGCGTGAAGGGCTGAAGCCGATGAAGAGGCTAATGGTGCATCTCGCGGCGAGGCCTCAGGAGGCCCTAGAAGCCGCTAGGCGGCATGGCAGCCAGGTAGTACTCCTACACGTGGACCCACAGTGTCTAGCTGAGAAGGGCATACCAGTATACCGAGCCAGTCATGTGATGTATCTGGCGCCCCGTGTGCCTCCAGAGTGTATAAAGAGCGTCGAGAAGGTTTAG
- a CDS encoding HAD-IIA family hydrolase yields MLGRYRLLLVDLDGVVWRGARLLRENIEWLRRARDLGASIVFVSNNSTRSRRVYSERLTRIMGFKVGIEDVVTSGHAVARWLREDNGPSRVLVVGEEGLVEELLQQGHWVLSIGDGARCPVDYVVVGLDRNLTYARLRAAHRAIRQCGARLVAANDDASVPVENGDEPGAGAVLAALERSTGVRALFVAGKPNPYMYELVLKQRNIEPSQALVIGDRCDTDIAAAEKLGIDSVLVLTGVAGERGERCEATYVVATLAELEQF; encoded by the coding sequence GTGCTGGGCCGGTACCGGCTACTCCTAGTAGACCTTGACGGTGTCGTGTGGAGAGGGGCTAGGCTCCTCCGGGAGAATATCGAGTGGCTTAGACGGGCCCGAGACCTCGGCGCTAGCATAGTGTTCGTGTCGAACAATTCTACCAGGAGCCGGCGTGTCTACTCGGAGAGGCTTACCCGCATCATGGGCTTCAAGGTGGGTATTGAAGACGTGGTTACAAGTGGACATGCCGTTGCGCGCTGGCTGAGAGAGGATAACGGTCCCTCTAGGGTTCTCGTGGTCGGCGAGGAGGGGCTTGTGGAGGAGCTTCTACAGCAGGGTCACTGGGTGCTGAGTATAGGTGATGGAGCCCGCTGCCCGGTAGACTATGTCGTGGTCGGGCTTGATCGTAACTTGACCTATGCTAGGCTGCGTGCTGCTCACCGTGCTATAAGGCAGTGCGGAGCGCGCCTGGTGGCGGCCAACGATGATGCCTCTGTTCCCGTGGAGAATGGCGACGAGCCTGGGGCCGGCGCTGTGCTTGCAGCCCTAGAGCGCTCGACTGGTGTGAGAGCGCTCTTCGTGGCCGGCAAGCCCAACCCCTACATGTACGAGCTGGTCCTAAAGCAGAGGAACATAGAGCCGAGCCAGGCACTAGTGATAGGTGATAGGTGTGACACCGATATAGCTGCGGCCGAGAAGCTGGGGATTGACAGCGTGCTAGTGCTTACTGGGGTAGCAGGGGAGCGTGGCGAGCGCTGCGAGGCAACATACGTTGTAGCTACCCTTGCCGAGCTAGAACAGTTCTAA
- a CDS encoding metal ABC transporter substrate-binding protein, translating into MDRRRLAVLLAAGVLALVLASAAYIAGQSSGHGSNSADKGLLVVVSFPNIEYDVSQLLCSGDRVYVIASSSVDPHEYQLTVDDIDHVKRADLVITLGHAPFEVKLRSLVDKDKLIEIPSIKGMRILVNPDTGSVNPHMIIYDPYNYILFVKEVAAKLASLRPDCSSYYLGRASELEAEVKRLTSEAPRVHVRAIASLPYIQYAVDWLGIDVIKFLSREHGVPVTPEDMEQIKQAIADGSAVLAIISVYNGKPATRADARLLEIAEEYGIPVLRVPSPYEPGTIPYKLGQIIEQVKELSNDTNN; encoded by the coding sequence ATGGACCGGCGAAGATTGGCGGTGCTACTAGCAGCCGGTGTACTAGCCCTGGTACTAGCATCAGCGGCATATATAGCCGGGCAGAGTAGCGGTCATGGATCCAACAGCGCTGATAAGGGGCTCCTTGTAGTCGTTAGTTTTCCTAATATAGAATACGATGTATCACAATTACTTTGTAGTGGTGACAGAGTCTACGTAATAGCGTCGTCGAGTGTAGACCCGCATGAGTACCAGCTCACAGTAGACGACATAGATCATGTGAAAAGGGCAGATTTAGTGATAACTCTTGGGCATGCGCCGTTCGAGGTAAAGCTAAGGTCGCTGGTAGATAAGGACAAGTTAATAGAAATACCAAGCATCAAGGGTATGAGGATTCTCGTCAACCCGGATACTGGGTCTGTTAACCCACACATGATTATCTATGACCCGTATAACTACATACTATTTGTCAAGGAGGTTGCAGCTAAGCTGGCATCCCTAAGGCCTGACTGTAGTAGCTACTACTTAGGCAGAGCCTCTGAGCTAGAGGCAGAAGTAAAGAGACTCACTAGCGAGGCTCCTAGAGTTCACGTGAGGGCTATTGCATCTCTCCCATACATACAGTATGCTGTAGACTGGCTGGGAATTGACGTTATAAAGTTCCTTAGCAGGGAGCATGGTGTACCGGTTACCCCAGAGGACATGGAGCAGATTAAACAAGCTATAGCTGATGGCTCTGCAGTGCTTGCAATCATATCGGTATACAATGGTAAACCAGCTACTCGTGCAGATGCAAGGCTACTTGAAATAGCAGAGGAGTATGGTATACCAGTACTACGTGTCCCATCTCCATACGAGCCCGGGACTATTCCCTATAAGCTGGGGCAGATAATAGAACAAGTAAAAGAATTATCTAATGACACAAATAATTAG
- a CDS encoding RNA-binding protein, which produces MSDTRSDYRILVAEHALGILESVIKAKKLPIPVNWKKAQELHSQTRSALMQIKFSFMPPTMLAHSELAKRLQELARELAAVLLPREWLEKTQIDQKTRRTIAEIKYAIRTLYGLPARLSLGDDNDPLYAVDIECVEVLSVAKHPNADNLYITRAKGVFTYTIVTNIKDVRKGDLRAAAILPPVDLRGQLSEAMYCSRGRIESGCTAGKRPPVNGIERSEVEKIIYSIVKGK; this is translated from the coding sequence ATGAGCGACACACGTAGTGACTACAGAATACTAGTAGCCGAACACGCTCTAGGCATCCTCGAGTCAGTCATAAAGGCAAAGAAGCTCCCCATACCGGTCAACTGGAAAAAGGCACAAGAGCTGCACAGCCAGACACGCTCCGCACTCATGCAGATAAAATTCAGCTTTATGCCGCCCACTATGCTGGCACACAGCGAGCTAGCCAAGAGGCTACAGGAGCTGGCACGAGAGCTCGCTGCAGTGCTGCTGCCACGTGAATGGCTCGAAAAGACCCAGATAGACCAGAAGACTAGGCGCACAATAGCAGAGATAAAATACGCTATAAGGACGCTGTACGGGCTCCCTGCCAGGCTAAGCCTTGGAGACGACAACGATCCGCTTTATGCGGTGGATATCGAGTGTGTCGAAGTCCTCAGCGTAGCCAAGCATCCTAACGCAGACAACCTGTATATAACCCGCGCCAAGGGAGTGTTCACCTACACTATAGTCACAAACATCAAGGACGTGCGTAAAGGCGACTTGCGCGCAGCAGCTATACTGCCTCCAGTAGACCTAAGAGGGCAGCTAAGCGAAGCCATGTACTGTAGCCGAGGACGCATAGAGTCAGGCTGCACAGCAGGCAAGAGGCCGCCCGTCAACGGGATAGAGCGGAGCGAAGTGGAGAAGATAATATATAGTATCGTGAAGGGGAAGTAG
- a CDS encoding metal ABC transporter ATP-binding protein, translating into MQERCKDAKIELTSIEVLYGSTKALEIDHLLLLGPALVQVLGPNGAGKTTLLKTILGLVAPRRGRVYVCGYDATGRPNRAGRFIGYVPQLANVPSHFPITPWEIIEYEASARSKGGSFFARKEEISRIVEASLMAVGLHEDAWFKPLRDLSGGQRQRVFIARALVHNPPILLMDEPFSAVDPGGRVELAELVASLARTHLVVVTSHDPMLLLDYTDTIVLINRKLVAVGDPHTVLREDILAEVYGAAVLRVKDHVHISDEHGVAGWR; encoded by the coding sequence GTGCAAGAGAGATGCAAAGACGCGAAGATAGAGCTCACATCAATAGAGGTACTATACGGCTCTACCAAAGCGCTTGAGATAGACCATTTACTATTGCTTGGCCCGGCCCTAGTACAAGTACTCGGACCAAATGGTGCGGGAAAGACTACCCTGTTGAAGACTATTCTAGGCCTAGTAGCTCCTCGTAGAGGACGCGTCTACGTATGCGGATACGACGCGACAGGAAGACCTAATAGGGCCGGCCGCTTTATAGGCTATGTTCCACAGCTCGCCAATGTTCCTAGCCACTTCCCAATAACGCCATGGGAGATAATAGAGTACGAAGCGTCGGCACGCAGTAAGGGCGGCTCGTTCTTCGCGAGAAAGGAGGAGATCAGCAGGATTGTAGAAGCCTCTCTCATGGCCGTCGGTCTTCATGAAGATGCATGGTTTAAGCCTCTGCGCGACCTTAGTGGAGGCCAGCGCCAGCGCGTTTTCATAGCAAGAGCGCTTGTCCACAACCCCCCGATACTGCTGATGGACGAGCCATTCTCCGCAGTTGATCCCGGAGGGCGGGTGGAGCTAGCTGAGCTTGTAGCCTCGCTTGCTCGTACCCATCTAGTTGTAGTGACCAGCCATGACCCCATGCTTCTCCTAGACTACACTGATACTATAGTCCTTATCAATCGCAAGCTAGTAGCTGTTGGCGATCCTCACACTGTGCTCAGAGAGGATATACTAGCAGAAGTGTATGGTGCAGCCGTACTACGTGTAAAAGACCATGTACACATCAGCGACGAGCATGGTGTAGCCGGCTGGCGCTAA